One Streptomyces sp. BA2 DNA window includes the following coding sequences:
- a CDS encoding antitoxin, whose product MSVIDKLKQMLKGHEGPAGQGIDKAGDFVDEKTQGKYSRQVDTVQDKLKDQLGQDQDKPPQS is encoded by the coding sequence ATGTCAGTCATTGACAAGCTCAAGCAAATGCTCAAAGGCCACGAGGGCCCGGCCGGGCAGGGAATCGACAAGGCGGGCGACTTCGTCGACGAAAAGACCCAGGGCAAGTACTCCCGCCAGGTCGACACCGTCCAGGACAAGCTCAAGGACCAGTTAGGCCAGGATCAGGACAAGCCCCCGCAGTCGTAG
- a CDS encoding S1 family peptidase — MKNKWASLGATAAAVAATLGLTAPASSAVSTDSASASQPAGKSSNPSPERPRIISPIVGGSQVPNDAYPFMAALLNKQTPGGALKKQFCAGTLYQPDVILTAAHCVAHLEPEDVRVAVGRTVLSDSKQGQVRQAVSFQVHPSYDQEEISTRPGYDMALIELDKPVKGITTVQLPTPGTDALIRPGAQAVAAGWGMTDDILEHSPDRLRQVTIPILSQAECKTSYGSDQFNAKTDICAGSMGKASCSGDSGGPLLRKVPGREEPIQIGIVSRGGEECASQGTPGIYTSLSSKKLWDSFV, encoded by the coding sequence ATGAAAAACAAATGGGCAAGCCTCGGCGCGACAGCCGCTGCGGTTGCTGCGACCCTCGGATTAACTGCTCCTGCCTCCAGCGCTGTCAGCACTGACAGCGCTTCAGCATCTCAGCCTGCTGGAAAATCGAGTAACCCCTCCCCGGAACGCCCCCGGATAATCTCCCCTATCGTTGGCGGTTCTCAGGTACCAAACGACGCATACCCCTTCATGGCTGCTCTGCTTAACAAGCAGACCCCGGGCGGCGCACTCAAAAAGCAGTTCTGCGCAGGAACGCTCTACCAGCCGGACGTGATCCTGACCGCAGCGCACTGTGTAGCGCACCTCGAACCCGAGGATGTCAGGGTGGCCGTGGGGCGTACCGTTCTCTCTGACTCCAAGCAGGGGCAGGTACGCCAGGCGGTCAGCTTTCAAGTTCATCCCAGTTACGACCAAGAAGAAATTTCCACGCGGCCTGGATATGACATGGCGCTCATCGAACTTGACAAGCCTGTTAAGGGCATCACCACCGTCCAACTGCCAACTCCAGGCACTGATGCGTTGATCCGTCCCGGCGCCCAGGCCGTCGCCGCCGGCTGGGGAATGACCGATGACATTCTAGAGCATTCTCCCGATCGATTGCGGCAGGTTACAATACCTATCCTTTCGCAAGCTGAATGCAAAACGAGTTACGGCTCTGACCAGTTCAATGCAAAAACTGACATATGCGCCGGATCCATGGGCAAGGCATCATGTTCGGGGGATAGCGGTGGACCTCTTCTCCGGAAGGTCCCGGGCCGGGAGGAGCCAATCCAGATCGGCATCGTCAGTAGAGGCGGAGAGGAATGCGCCTCCCAGGGCACGCCTGGGATTTACACCTCCCTCAGTTCGAAGAAGCTCTGGGATTCATTCGTGTGA
- a CDS encoding IS701 family transposase, with the protein MFQFPLPRSTGPGPLRHYFQHLEDVFSREEPRRHAYKYVCWLLSQPMPLGSEDGRNRLLTTARWDEDKVRDRVRDLVVGHLATRDTSLVIAEEGFIKKGSSSAGVSRQYCTTSRRVENCQIGVFLLSKDALGNTMAIDRELLIPPPWADSLAARRQAGIPDKRQCLSREETALVMISRALDSGVPARWVMADTPYYGDSVEFRSALERRRMPYALASNHNGPLVWQQTVPDGYIRWQFARREGGSYLCYAPARTALGECAEAAASAGYAVRAHFASAREEAGLDRYSARKWRAWYRHMTLAMFAHAVLRITANPPALPLPN; encoded by the coding sequence ATGTTCCAGTTTCCGCTTCCGCGCAGTACGGGTCCTGGGCCTCTCCGTCACTACTTCCAGCACCTGGAAGACGTGTTCAGCCGAGAGGAGCCCCGCCGCCACGCGTATAAGTACGTGTGCTGGCTGCTTTCCCAACCCATGCCGCTGGGTAGCGAGGACGGCCGCAATCGGTTGTTGACCACCGCTCGGTGGGACGAGGACAAGGTACGGGACCGGGTGCGCGACCTGGTGGTCGGGCACCTGGCCACCAGGGACACCTCATTGGTCATCGCCGAAGAGGGCTTCATCAAGAAGGGAAGCAGTTCGGCCGGCGTGAGCCGTCAGTACTGCACGACGTCTCGCCGTGTCGAGAACTGCCAGATCGGTGTGTTCTTACTGAGCAAGGATGCCCTGGGGAACACCATGGCGATCGACCGGGAACTGCTGATACCGCCCCCGTGGGCGGACAGCCTCGCAGCTCGCCGACAGGCTGGCATCCCCGACAAGCGCCAATGCCTCTCCCGCGAGGAAACCGCCCTCGTCATGATCAGCCGGGCGCTCGACAGCGGGGTGCCCGCACGCTGGGTGATGGCCGATACGCCCTACTACGGCGACAGCGTGGAGTTCCGCAGCGCTCTGGAACGCCGACGTATGCCCTATGCACTGGCCAGCAATCACAACGGGCCCTTGGTATGGCAGCAGACCGTCCCTGACGGCTACATCCGCTGGCAGTTCGCACGCCGCGAGGGAGGCTCGTACCTGTGCTATGCCCCGGCTCGCACCGCTCTCGGCGAGTGCGCCGAAGCTGCGGCCTCCGCCGGCTATGCCGTGCGGGCCCACTTCGCCTCCGCGCGGGAAGAGGCAGGACTTGACCGCTACTCCGCCCGCAAATGGCGGGCCTGGTACCGGCACATGACGCTTGCCATGTTCGCGCACGCCGTGCTGCGCATCACCGCCAACCCTCCTGCCCTCCCCCTGCCGAACTAA
- a CDS encoding BlaI/MecI/CopY family transcriptional regulator: MSDVRPETAGVRARYAAQVAADLDTNRKEHERIGTEVAALQELLQALENDYALLLSMQQALGSPGAPAVAVNTASAFKKDVPAPREGANGSRTARTKKATAAKAKNTLKDKDNGKAAAKKPAETAAGPTLVQLIGNHLGRQNEPRSAAEITTALAQDHPDRTIKTTVVRTTVEGLVAKGRAQRTKQGSSVFYTAAAPAQQSAASQPETPTSGGAAPSPVGPSVTAEK; encoded by the coding sequence ATGTCAGATGTTCGGCCGGAAACTGCCGGAGTGCGGGCCCGGTACGCCGCCCAGGTAGCCGCAGACCTGGACACCAACCGCAAGGAACATGAACGTATCGGGACTGAAGTAGCGGCGCTGCAGGAGCTGTTGCAAGCCCTGGAGAACGACTACGCCCTCTTGCTGAGCATGCAGCAAGCTCTTGGCTCCCCCGGCGCACCGGCGGTCGCCGTCAACACGGCGTCAGCCTTCAAGAAGGATGTGCCTGCCCCACGGGAAGGTGCAAACGGTTCCCGTACGGCCCGAACGAAGAAGGCCACGGCCGCCAAAGCCAAGAACACGCTCAAGGACAAGGACAACGGCAAGGCCGCCGCGAAGAAGCCCGCCGAGACGGCGGCGGGGCCCACTCTGGTCCAGCTGATCGGCAACCACCTCGGCCGGCAGAACGAACCGCGCTCCGCCGCCGAGATCACCACCGCCCTCGCCCAGGACCACCCGGACCGCACCATCAAGACCACCGTCGTGCGCACCACGGTCGAGGGCCTGGTCGCCAAGGGCCGGGCCCAGCGCACCAAGCAGGGATCCTCCGTCTTCTACACCGCAGCCGCCCCGGCGCAGCAATCCGCCGCATCTCAGCCGGAGACGCCCACCAGTGGAGGGGCCGCGCCCTCTCCAGTCGGTCCGAGTGTGACGGCCGAAAAGTGA
- a CDS encoding DUF2382 domain-containing protein codes for MTQDDAGLTNPEMLKGLTAYDRNGEKIGSVERVYLDAHSGHAGWVTVKTGLFGTKESFVPLDGARLQQDALHVMATKEAVKGASTADVGQGLEPTLEHQLYAHYGLDSTAEATRGTAGNLDTASVRSTWSADEQTARETEGIVGAAGAGQGHEAREFATRSGPAADSEAHEMVRSEERLHVGTREEEVGHARLRKVVVTEDVTRSVPVSHEEVRVVREPIAEGEDVNADIGDAQTEVTLHAEKPVVRKEAVAVERVRLEVEKVTETEEVSDTVRKERVEFDDAKADDGGMGKAWRDRKQGPRH; via the coding sequence ATGACACAGGATGACGCAGGCTTAACCAACCCGGAAATGCTCAAGGGCCTGACGGCCTATGACCGAAACGGCGAGAAGATCGGCAGCGTCGAGCGGGTGTATCTCGACGCCCACAGCGGTCATGCCGGATGGGTGACGGTCAAGACCGGCCTGTTCGGAACGAAGGAGAGCTTCGTGCCACTCGACGGAGCACGCCTTCAACAGGACGCTTTGCACGTGATGGCCACCAAAGAGGCCGTGAAGGGTGCGTCGACCGCGGACGTCGGCCAAGGCCTCGAGCCCACTCTGGAGCATCAGCTCTACGCTCACTACGGCCTGGACAGCACTGCCGAAGCCACTCGTGGCACGGCCGGAAACCTCGACACGGCGTCGGTCAGGAGCACCTGGAGTGCTGACGAGCAGACAGCTAGGGAAACTGAAGGCATCGTCGGCGCGGCTGGCGCGGGGCAAGGACACGAGGCGCGTGAGTTCGCCACCCGCTCGGGACCCGCTGCCGACAGCGAGGCTCACGAGATGGTGCGCTCCGAGGAGCGTCTGCACGTGGGCACCAGAGAGGAGGAAGTGGGCCACGCCCGACTCCGCAAAGTGGTCGTCACCGAGGACGTGACCAGATCCGTGCCCGTCTCCCATGAGGAAGTCCGCGTCGTCCGTGAGCCCATCGCGGAAGGGGAGGACGTCAACGCCGATATCGGCGACGCCCAGACGGAAGTGACCTTGCACGCTGAAAAGCCGGTCGTACGCAAGGAAGCCGTGGCGGTCGAACGTGTGCGCCTGGAGGTCGAGAAGGTCACCGAAACTGAAGAGGTCTCCGACACCGTCCGCAAAGAGCGGGTCGAGTTCGACGATGCCAAGGCGGACGACGGCGGCATGGGCAAGGCCTGGCGTGATCGGAAGCAGGGGCCGCGCCACTGA
- a CDS encoding dTDP-4-dehydrorhamnose 3,5-epimerase family protein — MRSRQLNVEGVVEFIPKIHEDQRGSFVSPFTGEALAAHVGRESFPAAQLSYSTSQRGTVRGVHFTQCPPGMAKFVCCLSGELQDFVVDLRTGSPTFGRCDTTVLSGTTMRALYIPPGVGHGFAALCDGTVMSYMMSGTYAPTYELALSPLDPDLALPLPDGVDLLLSERDRLAPTLKELDERGLLPDYDVARRIDAAR, encoded by the coding sequence GTGCGTTCCCGCCAACTGAATGTAGAAGGTGTCGTCGAGTTCATCCCGAAGATCCATGAGGATCAACGGGGATCCTTCGTTTCCCCCTTCACCGGGGAAGCGCTCGCTGCGCACGTCGGCCGGGAGTCCTTTCCCGCCGCGCAGCTCAGCTACAGCACCTCACAGCGCGGCACGGTGCGAGGAGTTCACTTCACGCAGTGCCCGCCTGGCATGGCCAAGTTCGTGTGCTGTCTGAGCGGTGAGTTACAAGACTTCGTCGTGGACTTGCGCACGGGATCTCCCACCTTCGGACGCTGCGACACCACTGTGCTGAGCGGCACGACGATGCGGGCGCTGTACATCCCGCCCGGTGTGGGCCACGGCTTCGCTGCGCTCTGCGATGGCACCGTCATGTCGTACATGATGTCCGGCACCTACGCACCCACCTATGAACTCGCGCTGTCCCCGCTCGACCCCGACCTGGCGCTGCCGCTCCCGGACGGGGTCGATCTGTTGTTGTCGGAGCGGGATCGCCTGGCCCCTACCCTGAAGGAGCTCGACGAGCGCGGCCTGCTCCCCGATTACGACGTAGCGCGCCGCATCGACGCTGCCCGATGA
- a CDS encoding cupin domain-containing protein, which translates to MHAKRFAGLITAAIAGLALTVGTAQATPSNGVAAKIISKETSPTYEIVRAEITIQPGGSTGWHYHDGQVSGTVKEGTLSHFDSTCKSDGTYHVGDHITESSGPGYVHIGQNRGTTPVVLDVTYINPIGKPLSEDVPNPGCSFQ; encoded by the coding sequence ATGCACGCCAAGAGATTCGCTGGACTCATAACAGCCGCCATCGCAGGCCTCGCCCTGACAGTTGGCACCGCACAAGCCACGCCCTCCAACGGCGTTGCGGCCAAGATCATCTCGAAGGAGACCTCACCCACATATGAGATCGTGCGGGCCGAGATCACAATCCAGCCCGGGGGAAGCACTGGTTGGCACTACCACGATGGCCAAGTGTCGGGAACCGTCAAGGAGGGGACGTTGAGTCACTTCGACTCCACCTGCAAGTCGGATGGCACATACCATGTCGGTGACCACATCACAGAATCCAGCGGCCCCGGGTACGTACACATCGGGCAGAATCGCGGAACCACGCCGGTCGTTCTTGACGTTACGTACATCAACCCGATCGGAAAGCCCTTGTCAGAAGACGTCCCCAACCCGGGCTGCTCCTTCCAGTAA
- a CDS encoding chorismate mutase, giving the protein MRIRHATSALVATSAALLLFGAAAVPSVAQPQAPAAVPSAVHGLTPLTDLFAERLLIADKVAAAKYGSGRPIDDPAREQKILDDVAARALALGLAPDAAVAVFRDQMEANKLVQRGLYTRWDEHPDERPAQRPDLDKEVRPALDRITTQILTTLVATQDVRNSPSCELRLYGAAARSAYDHKLDVLHLKGLERALPSACTGP; this is encoded by the coding sequence GTGCGAATCCGACATGCGACGTCTGCGTTAGTCGCCACATCCGCCGCGCTCCTGCTCTTCGGTGCCGCTGCCGTGCCCTCCGTCGCCCAGCCGCAGGCCCCGGCCGCCGTGCCTTCTGCCGTTCACGGACTTACCCCGCTGACCGACCTATTCGCCGAGCGGCTGCTGATCGCCGACAAGGTGGCCGCTGCCAAGTACGGATCCGGCCGGCCGATCGACGATCCCGCGCGAGAGCAGAAGATTCTCGATGACGTCGCCGCCCGAGCCCTCGCACTCGGGCTGGCTCCCGACGCAGCGGTCGCCGTCTTCCGGGACCAGATGGAAGCGAACAAGCTGGTGCAGCGCGGGCTGTACACGCGCTGGGACGAGCATCCCGACGAGCGCCCCGCCCAACGGCCGGACCTCGACAAGGAGGTCCGCCCGGCGCTCGATCGCATCACCACGCAGATACTCACCACTCTGGTGGCGACACAGGACGTGCGCAACTCGCCGTCGTGCGAGCTGCGGCTGTACGGTGCGGCCGCCAGGTCGGCCTACGACCATAAGCTGGATGTCCTGCATTTGAAGGGGCTGGAGCGGGCGTTGCCCTCGGCGTGCACAGGTCCCTAG
- a CDS encoding toxin-antitoxin system HicB family antitoxin, whose amino-acid sequence MAVMTLRIPDDLDPSIRAAAAAVGMSLNAYIVRAARRQSVLDAAQQLSALGLGDDLAGEGDLL is encoded by the coding sequence ATGGCCGTCATGACATTACGCATCCCCGATGACCTTGATCCTTCAATCCGCGCCGCTGCCGCGGCGGTCGGCATGTCGTTGAACGCCTATATCGTGCGCGCTGCACGCCGCCAGTCGGTACTCGACGCCGCGCAGCAGCTCTCCGCGCTCGGTCTCGGTGACGATCTGGCAGGCGAGGGCGACCTCCTGTGA
- a CDS encoding DUF397 domain-containing protein gives MITELLRATPAKTAAAPWPLNGILTRAWGATRHLSSVDLTDDAPWKKASASNSGGGCLEVALLGNGYVAIRDNEGPGSAPFIVTEHVWECWLDGAKGGEFDLPSTCSPPSRTGRQAKRQEEAAVRKQHHSGSTEFRGEAIHCRHSSAPPGGRVRAEAGND, from the coding sequence ATGATCACCGAACTGCTCAGGGCTACACCGGCGAAGACGGCCGCCGCACCGTGGCCCCTCAACGGGATCCTGACGAGGGCCTGGGGCGCCACAAGGCATCTGTCATCCGTCGACCTAACGGACGACGCCCCCTGGAAGAAGGCATCCGCCTCCAACAGCGGCGGCGGCTGCCTGGAAGTCGCTCTGCTGGGCAACGGCTACGTCGCCATCCGGGACAACGAGGGCCCGGGCAGCGCCCCCTTCATCGTCACCGAGCACGTATGGGAATGCTGGCTCGACGGTGCCAAGGGCGGCGAGTTCGACCTCCCCTCCACCTGCTCCCCGCCCTCAAGGACGGGGAGACAAGCGAAGAGACAAGAGGAAGCCGCGGTCCGCAAGCAACATCATTCTGGATCAACTGAGTTCAGAGGCGAGGCAATTCACTGCAGGCACTCAAGTGCCCCGCCCGGAGGCCGGGTTAGGGCCGAAGCGGGGAATGACTGA